A single region of the bacterium BMS3Abin14 genome encodes:
- the rlmL gene encoding ribosomal RNA large subunit methyltransferase K/L, translating into MHSFFVTCPLGIESLLADELRGMEASNVKETRSGVSFDGAVETALRVCLWSRFANRVLMPLAVFHAATPEDLYDGARSIPWEDHLSPDSTLAVDATVSGSEISHSRYAALKIKDAVVDRFRDQFGRRPSVQVNNPDLRINAHIHRNEATISLDLSGESLHKRGYRRNKGTAPLKENLAAAILARAGWPQMAAEGRSFIDPMCGAGTLPIEAALMAADIAPGLLRTYFGFTGWKGFDPRVWTHLQVEARYRKQDGLTRLPIINGYDSDGKILKSARENVNRAGLEGKITFQRRDIGALRSPEEGIRGLVAVNPPYGVRQGELDRLKGLYEMLGDTLRKNFEGWNASVFTGNPDLGKMMGMRATRTHTLYNGAIRCKLIHFNVEKDRFFQETLTAGGWPKIPNPTAFRETGGEMFANRLRKNIRTIGKWAKKEGISCYRIYGADVPEYNVAVDLYGDLVHVQEYRAPVTVDAEDAKARLQQVMSIIPEVLKTPAEKIFLKVRERQRGRSQYEKLRESGRFHEMVEGGLKFLVNLEDYLDTGLFLDHRLTRAMIREMARGKTFLNLFAYTGAASVYAAAGGASSTTSVDMSNTYTDWARKNMALNGLKGKDHRFIKADCIKWVRNTKARYHLIFLDPPTFSASRGMEGTFDVQRDHITLITETAKLLYGDGTLIFSNNRRGFEMGSDSLADLNVEDITARTIPRDFARNPGVHNCWRITRKS; encoded by the coding sequence ATGCATTCATTTTTCGTCACATGCCCCCTCGGGATCGAATCGCTTCTCGCCGACGAACTGCGCGGCATGGAAGCTTCAAACGTGAAGGAGACCCGTTCCGGGGTGTCCTTCGATGGCGCTGTGGAAACGGCCCTCCGGGTCTGCCTCTGGTCGAGGTTTGCCAATCGTGTTCTGATGCCCCTGGCGGTCTTTCATGCTGCGACCCCCGAGGATCTTTATGATGGCGCCCGGTCCATCCCCTGGGAGGACCACCTTTCCCCGGACAGCACCCTGGCCGTAGACGCGACCGTCTCCGGCTCGGAAATATCACACTCCCGGTACGCCGCACTGAAGATCAAGGACGCGGTAGTTGACCGCTTTCGGGACCAGTTTGGCCGGCGCCCATCCGTACAGGTCAATAATCCCGATCTGCGCATAAACGCCCACATCCACCGAAACGAGGCGACCATCAGCCTCGACCTTTCCGGTGAGAGTCTCCACAAACGCGGATATCGCCGCAATAAGGGGACTGCCCCCCTGAAGGAGAACCTTGCCGCCGCCATTCTCGCCAGAGCCGGTTGGCCGCAGATGGCAGCCGAGGGCCGGTCGTTTATCGACCCGATGTGCGGTGCGGGAACCCTGCCCATCGAGGCGGCCCTCATGGCCGCGGATATTGCCCCGGGGCTTTTACGAACCTATTTCGGGTTTACGGGCTGGAAGGGGTTCGACCCAAGGGTCTGGACACATTTGCAGGTGGAGGCCCGATACCGGAAACAGGATGGGCTCACCCGTTTGCCGATTATAAATGGATATGATTCGGACGGCAAAATCCTGAAATCTGCCCGCGAAAATGTGAATCGGGCGGGACTGGAGGGAAAAATAACCTTCCAGCGCAGGGATATAGGTGCTCTTCGTTCCCCGGAGGAGGGAATTCGTGGCCTCGTGGCGGTCAACCCGCCCTACGGGGTCCGGCAGGGCGAGCTTGACAGATTAAAGGGGCTTTACGAAATGCTGGGGGATACGCTCAGGAAAAATTTTGAGGGCTGGAACGCCTCTGTTTTTACGGGAAACCCCGACCTCGGAAAGATGATGGGAATGCGGGCCACCAGGACTCACACCCTGTATAATGGCGCTATCAGGTGCAAGCTCATCCACTTTAATGTCGAAAAAGACCGTTTTTTCCAGGAAACACTGACGGCGGGGGGGTGGCCCAAAATTCCGAATCCCACCGCCTTTCGGGAGACCGGCGGGGAGATGTTTGCCAACCGCCTTCGCAAAAACATCCGTACCATCGGCAAGTGGGCAAAGAAGGAAGGGATCTCCTGTTACCGAATCTACGGGGCGGATGTCCCGGAGTACAATGTCGCGGTGGATCTTTACGGAGACCTGGTTCATGTTCAGGAGTACCGTGCGCCGGTCACGGTAGACGCGGAGGATGCCAAAGCCCGGCTACAGCAGGTGATGTCCATCATCCCGGAAGTGTTGAAGACCCCCGCGGAAAAGATTTTTCTGAAAGTCAGGGAGCGTCAGAGGGGCCGGAGCCAGTATGAAAAACTGCGTGAATCGGGGCGTTTTCACGAGATGGTCGAGGGAGGGCTGAAGTTCCTCGTCAACCTGGAGGACTACCTCGACACCGGTCTTTTTCTGGACCATCGGCTAACGCGGGCGATGATCCGGGAAATGGCCCGGGGAAAAACATTTTTGAACCTTTTCGCATACACTGGCGCAGCCTCTGTCTACGCAGCTGCGGGCGGCGCTTCCTCCACCACCTCCGTGGACATGTCCAACACCTATACCGATTGGGCTCGAAAAAACATGGCATTGAACGGCCTGAAGGGGAAGGACCACCGTTTCATCAAGGCCGACTGCATCAAATGGGTCAGGAATACGAAGGCCCGCTATCACCTGATCTTCCTGGACCCCCCCACCTTTTCGGCATCCAGGGGGATGGAAGGCACCTTCGATGTTCAAAGGGACCACATAACGCTGATAACGGAGACCGCTAAACTCCTGTACGGGGACGGCACACTCATTTTCTCCAATAATCGTCGGGGATTTGAGATGGGCTCCGACTCCCTTGCCGACCTCAATGTTGAGGACATCACCGCCCGAACAATTCCCAGGGACTTCGCCAGAAACCCGGGGGTACACAACTGCTGGAGGATCACGAGGAAAAGTTGA
- the mcpA gene encoding methyl-accepting chemotaxis protein McpA yields the protein MKIVHKISLFMLVFFGVGLFLGGTITYSSIKGVRSEMYKWFDGNAQTLAASIGSKTLESLHYFDYQAIEQTLTDDVQQDGNLVYGLVQFGTDLSEMKEAGDPGKGPYREYVFNIVEDGKTMGKVTIHYSTGVIEEKLASLIRMLGLGAAVTVVILLVSLYGLVVFLVNRPLVTLVKNTREIAAGNLLAETKVATNDEFGQLSDTFNQMRGSLVDMVGRVRNTFADLNAGAMEISNVSSDLSMGTDRQTGAVNDASVSIEEMSRTMKTISESVEGMSRSAEENSSSVLEIGASIEKVSESAGSLSTSIEQTSSSINQMNSSIHGVAENVEKLSAGISEVTSAITETDQSIKAVEEKAKRAYELSEMVSGAVALEGVKSVEKAVTGIVEAKEIVDTAAGAIENLAEKTKDIGKIVEIIEEVNDQTGLLALNAAIIAAQAGEHGKSFAVVAGEMRDLADKTTDSTKEITTLISSTQKESKKAVESVNLGVRRVEEGVELIRAVSETFKIAGENTQEAAEASKAIALTTTEQADSIRQLMVMANGMSEKFQQIAEATREQSLGSEQIILAVENMKNLAGVVTMATSEQAKGVTGIGKSSEETMMMAKRILESIKEEAMASDTIVGNVLEIKNITQSSLSAAKHLDTMVKKLTDQAGLLKEEIDRFRTEE from the coding sequence ATGAAAATAGTCCATAAGATTTCCCTTTTTATGCTGGTTTTTTTCGGGGTTGGCCTGTTTTTGGGAGGCACGATTACATACAGTTCCATTAAGGGTGTGCGTTCCGAGATGTATAAATGGTTTGACGGCAATGCCCAGACCCTGGCTGCCTCCATTGGGAGCAAGACGCTGGAAAGCCTCCATTATTTCGATTACCAGGCCATTGAGCAGACATTGACCGACGATGTTCAACAGGACGGGAACCTGGTTTACGGCCTTGTCCAGTTCGGAACCGACCTCTCCGAGATGAAGGAAGCCGGTGACCCTGGAAAAGGGCCCTACAGGGAATACGTGTTCAACATTGTTGAGGACGGTAAAACCATGGGAAAGGTTACCATCCACTATTCAACCGGTGTTATTGAGGAGAAACTCGCCTCCCTGATAAGAATGCTCGGCCTGGGCGCCGCAGTCACCGTGGTCATCCTCCTGGTTTCACTCTATGGTTTGGTCGTCTTCCTTGTTAACAGGCCTCTGGTTACACTTGTCAAGAACACAAGGGAAATAGCGGCTGGAAATCTGCTGGCAGAGACGAAAGTAGCTACCAATGATGAGTTTGGCCAACTTTCGGATACGTTCAATCAGATGCGGGGCAGCCTGGTTGACATGGTCGGCAGGGTTCGAAACACTTTCGCGGATTTGAATGCCGGGGCGATGGAGATATCCAACGTATCCAGTGACCTGTCCATGGGGACCGATCGTCAGACCGGTGCGGTCAATGACGCCTCCGTCTCCATTGAGGAGATGAGCAGGACCATGAAAACGATCTCCGAAAGTGTGGAAGGAATGTCAAGATCGGCCGAGGAAAATTCCTCGTCTGTCCTTGAAATCGGAGCCTCTATCGAGAAGGTTTCCGAAAGCGCCGGGAGCCTGTCAACCTCTATTGAGCAGACATCGTCCTCAATCAACCAGATGAATTCATCCATTCATGGCGTTGCCGAAAACGTGGAGAAACTGTCGGCGGGCATTTCCGAGGTCACATCCGCAATTACTGAAACGGACCAATCCATCAAGGCGGTGGAAGAGAAGGCGAAAAGGGCCTATGAACTTTCTGAGATGGTCTCGGGGGCCGTGGCGCTGGAGGGCGTAAAATCGGTCGAAAAAGCAGTCACCGGCATTGTCGAGGCCAAGGAGATTGTGGACACTGCGGCCGGCGCAATTGAAAATCTGGCCGAGAAAACCAAGGATATAGGAAAAATCGTCGAGATCATTGAGGAGGTCAACGATCAAACTGGTCTGCTGGCCCTTAACGCCGCTATTATTGCGGCTCAGGCCGGTGAGCATGGAAAGAGTTTTGCGGTGGTAGCCGGCGAAATGCGTGACCTGGCCGATAAGACAACGGACTCAACCAAGGAAATTACCACACTGATTTCCAGCACACAGAAAGAATCGAAAAAAGCTGTTGAGAGCGTGAACCTTGGAGTAAGAAGGGTCGAAGAGGGGGTCGAACTCATCAGGGCGGTAAGTGAGACATTCAAGATTGCCGGCGAAAACACACAGGAGGCGGCGGAGGCATCCAAGGCCATAGCCCTCACAACGACGGAGCAGGCGGACTCCATCAGGCAGCTCATGGTGATGGCCAACGGTATGTCCGAAAAGTTTCAGCAGATAGCCGAGGCCACCAGGGAGCAGTCTCTGGGCAGTGAACAGATCATCCTGGCGGTGGAAAACATGAAAAATCTGGCCGGGGTCGTGACAATGGCCACCAGCGAACAGGCCAAGGGTGTCACCGGGATCGGAAAATCCAGCGAAGAGACGATGATGATGGCAAAGAGAATTCTGGAATCAATCAAGGAGGAGGCCATGGCCAGTGATACGATTGTCGGCAATGTTCTGGAAATCAAGAACATTACCCAATCCAGCCTCAGTGCAGCAAAACATCTTGACACGATGGTCAAAAAATTGACCGATCAGGCCGGTCTCCTGAAAGAGGAAATCGACCGCTTCCGTACAGAGGAATAG
- a CDS encoding ABC transporter, phosphonate, periplasmic substrate-binding protein produces MKKIIILLAAGSFLLCGSVQAADTFNLVIMASRNARVEGPKYAVLSKYIQARIDGFPSIRLKIAKDYPDAVNLFRSGEADGMFSGAFRGMSTFQGKRVAYTALASSGEIFARTLLKEGTKPENYFTPLIVKSHQTALNAVRNGAADYAIFKNLVWDQSKYPDLEIIGGDVAENPNNTLILTNRTYDRLGKKLGNVLTGLGNDRSPLAMEVKEAFKARTFIRTTEGDFSHTYDNIKKAHIDPETFNFSF; encoded by the coding sequence ATGAAAAAGATCATCATTTTACTTGCAGCGGGGTCTTTTCTTCTTTGCGGGTCTGTACAGGCTGCTGATACCTTCAACCTGGTTATTATGGCCTCCAGGAATGCCAGGGTGGAGGGCCCGAAATATGCCGTGCTCAGTAAATATATCCAGGCCAGGATCGATGGTTTTCCATCCATCAGGCTCAAGATAGCTAAAGACTACCCCGATGCCGTGAACCTTTTTCGGTCGGGAGAGGCTGACGGGATGTTTTCCGGCGCCTTCAGGGGTATGAGCACATTTCAAGGGAAGCGGGTTGCATACACTGCTTTGGCCTCGTCGGGAGAGATATTTGCCCGAACCCTGCTGAAGGAAGGGACAAAACCCGAGAATTATTTCACCCCACTTATAGTAAAGTCACATCAGACCGCACTCAACGCGGTCAGAAACGGCGCTGCGGACTATGCGATTTTCAAGAACCTGGTGTGGGACCAGAGCAAGTACCCCGACCTGGAGATTATTGGAGGGGATGTTGCTGAAAATCCCAACAACACCCTTATCCTGACCAACAGGACCTACGACAGGCTTGGAAAGAAACTGGGGAACGTGCTTACCGGGCTTGGCAACGACAGGTCACCGTTGGCCATGGAGGTCAAAGAGGCCTTTAAGGCCAGGACGTTCATCAGGACAACGGAGGGTGACTTCAGCCATACCTACGATAATATTAAAAAAGCCCACATTGATCCTGAAACCTTCAACTTCAGTTTCTGA
- a CDS encoding putative nucleotide-binding protein translates to MPSFDIVSKVDMQEVDNAINNTRKEIMTRYDLRRGKSEVDLNREGGTIKMVAEDKMKMKAIQDIIVSNLVRRKIDPKCLAVGDPEGTSGGQLKCEAVINQGIERDLAQKIVKLIKDRKLKVQAAIQDDQVRVTGKKLDDLQNVIGMLKGTDLEIPLQFVNMKS, encoded by the coding sequence ATGCCGTCGTTTGACATTGTAAGCAAGGTGGATATGCAGGAAGTGGACAATGCGATCAACAATACCAGAAAAGAGATTATGACACGCTATGATCTCCGCCGGGGTAAATCAGAGGTGGATCTCAACCGGGAAGGGGGCACCATAAAAATGGTCGCTGAGGACAAGATGAAGATGAAGGCGATCCAGGATATTATTGTCTCCAATCTGGTCCGCCGCAAGATCGACCCGAAATGTCTTGCTGTAGGCGACCCGGAGGGAACCTCCGGAGGACAGCTGAAATGCGAGGCTGTGATCAATCAGGGCATCGAAAGGGACCTTGCCCAAAAGATAGTCAAGCTGATTAAGGACCGGAAGCTCAAGGTTCAGGCCGCCATCCAGGATGACCAGGTGAGGGTGACCGGGAAAAAGCTCGATGACCTCCAGAATGTCATAGGGATGCTTAAGGGCACGGATCTGGAAATCCCGCTTCAGTTCGTCAACATGAAAAGCTGA
- the pdtaS_2 gene encoding putative sensor histidine kinase pdtaS: protein MKSKPDIINGLNFRIIAPVVFILSLIGVGLRVFVFGALRDYQVRFINYAYLTTVLILAFAAVLLYLLLRWNINRPIGQIIRSMEKDDLPACRGTREFERLAGGIGRMRESEVKYRFLTENVTDIIWTMNLDFNWTYISPSVTRMRGYSVDEMIQMKLKDTVTPDSFRIVQRYFEEEIALESTGGGDPDRSRTLELEFIHKDGGTVWGEVTIRFLRDTDGKAIGLMGVTRDISKRKLAEDALKESEERFRTAFRTSPDSININRLEDGIYIDINEGFTGITGYSREDVLGKSSLEIDVWADPGDREKLVEGLKRTGKVENMEAIFRMKDGRLVTGLMSAKSFSLRGVPHILSVTRDINELKAAQDMLTASVEEKDLLLKEIHHRVKNNLQVISGLMNLQAHHVTDDETRNIYRESQNRVITMALIHEELYQAADLAHVDLAAYIQNLTSNLFQSYGAKQDRVKLILETEHIEMVVDTAIPCGLIINELISNSLQHAFPGGREGEIRIGFRELARGEYELTVSDNGVGLPDGFDVRETKSMGLQLVALLVDQLGGALDVSGGDGARFSMRFHEYLEAGTALY from the coding sequence ATGAAAAGTAAACCTGACATCATTAACGGGCTTAATTTCCGAATCATCGCGCCGGTTGTATTCATCCTGTCGCTCATAGGGGTTGGGTTGCGCGTTTTCGTCTTTGGCGCCCTCAGGGATTATCAGGTCCGTTTCATCAACTACGCTTACCTGACCACGGTTCTCATACTTGCGTTCGCCGCGGTCCTCCTTTACCTTTTGCTGCGCTGGAATATCAACAGGCCTATTGGGCAGATAATCCGTTCCATGGAGAAGGATGATCTCCCTGCCTGTCGGGGAACCCGGGAGTTTGAGCGCCTGGCCGGCGGCATAGGGAGGATGAGGGAAAGCGAGGTAAAGTACAGGTTTCTCACAGAAAACGTCACCGATATCATCTGGACCATGAACCTCGATTTCAACTGGACATACATCAGCCCGTCGGTAACGCGCATGCGTGGCTATTCGGTGGACGAAATGATTCAGATGAAACTGAAGGATACGGTTACCCCGGATTCCTTCAGGATAGTCCAGCGATACTTTGAAGAGGAAATCGCTCTTGAGTCCACAGGCGGCGGGGACCCCGACCGGTCCAGGACCCTTGAGCTGGAGTTTATCCATAAGGATGGTGGCACGGTCTGGGGGGAGGTTACGATCCGGTTTCTTCGTGATACGGACGGGAAGGCCATCGGCCTGATGGGGGTGACCCGTGATATCAGCAAGAGAAAGCTGGCCGAGGATGCCCTGAAAGAGTCGGAGGAACGGTTCAGGACGGCGTTCAGGACCAGCCCCGATTCCATCAACATCAACCGGCTGGAAGATGGGATATACATCGACATCAACGAGGGCTTCACTGGTATTACCGGGTACTCCAGGGAGGATGTTCTGGGAAAATCCTCTTTGGAAATAGACGTCTGGGCCGACCCCGGGGACAGGGAAAAGCTTGTCGAAGGTTTGAAGAGGACCGGCAAGGTGGAAAATATGGAGGCTATCTTTCGCATGAAAGACGGCCGGTTGGTAACGGGCCTCATGTCAGCCAAATCCTTCAGCCTGAGAGGGGTGCCGCACATCCTTTCCGTAACGCGGGACATCAATGAACTCAAGGCGGCTCAGGACATGCTGACCGCGTCAGTGGAGGAAAAGGATCTGCTTCTCAAGGAGATCCACCACCGCGTCAAGAACAACCTTCAGGTTATCTCCGGGCTCATGAATCTTCAGGCGCATCACGTCACTGACGATGAGACAAGGAATATCTACAGGGAGAGCCAGAACAGGGTCATCACCATGGCGCTCATTCACGAGGAGCTCTACCAGGCCGCTGACCTGGCTCATGTGGATCTGGCCGCCTACATACAGAACCTGACGTCCAACCTGTTCCAGTCATACGGGGCAAAGCAGGACCGGGTTAAGCTCATCCTGGAGACGGAACATATCGAGATGGTGGTGGATACCGCCATTCCGTGCGGTCTCATCATCAACGAGCTGATATCCAACTCTCTCCAGCACGCTTTTCCCGGTGGGAGGGAGGGCGAGATACGCATCGGATTCAGGGAGTTGGCCCGCGGTGAGTATGAGTTGACTGTTTCAGACAATGGAGTAGGGTTGCCGGACGGGTTTGATGTTCGCGAAACAAAATCCATGGGCCTGCAACTTGTGGCGCTTCTGGTTGACCAGCTCGGCGGCGCTCTTGATGTGTCCGGCGGGGATGGGGCCCGATTTTCGATGAGATTCCACGAGTACCTGGAGGCCGGCACTGCGCTGTATTAG
- the yheS gene encoding putative ABC transporter ATP-binding protein YheS — protein sequence MMLKVVNLSKSYGSNVLFDEVTFSINRGERVGLVGRNGHGKTTLLRLVTGEESPDSGSLAIPRGYRIGHLAQTLQFSQPTALMEAAQGLQHSERDDLWKAEKVLAGLGFSSGDQGRSPLEFSGGFQVRLNLARLLVSRPDLLLLDEPTNYLDIIAIRWLERFFKAWSGEMLLITHDRGFMDKVTTHTMGIHRRKFRKIPGDTVKYYCQIATEEEIFEKSRVNLEKKRRHTEEFIRKFRAKARLGGLVQSRIKTLEKLGVSQKLDQIRSLHFSFRSMPFRSRVMLDVSGLSFCYPGQQIELMEDLNVVVGQGDRIGVIGANGKGKSTLLRLLAGELSPGRGEVKSHPRLKVGYYGQTNVERLLPERSVVEEIRSSDPDGSLQKAMSICGRMMFVSDDASKRISVLSGGEKCRVLLGKLLLDPVHLLLLDEPTNHLDMESGEALFDALGRFDGALVMVTHNERFLDAFANRLIVFDNGAVSVFEGTYKQFIREMGWRAEEPVEGHKGQRKKDRVSRSTRSKAARKERADAIRERSRTLRPLEAKADELEKTIAVLERSLRENEEALVNASTAGTVERIPELSRQNHGLSADIERHYELLCLATEDLETTRRKWENEK from the coding sequence ATGATGCTCAAGGTGGTAAATCTCTCCAAATCATACGGCTCCAACGTCCTTTTCGACGAGGTGACTTTCAGCATCAACCGGGGCGAACGGGTGGGACTTGTGGGCCGAAACGGGCATGGCAAGACCACTCTCCTTCGTCTTGTCACCGGTGAGGAGTCTCCGGACTCGGGAAGTCTCGCGATTCCCAGAGGTTACCGTATTGGACATCTTGCTCAAACACTCCAGTTTTCCCAGCCGACCGCTCTCATGGAGGCGGCTCAGGGTCTGCAGCACAGTGAGCGTGACGATCTGTGGAAGGCCGAAAAGGTTCTGGCCGGGCTTGGATTTTCCAGCGGTGACCAGGGACGTTCCCCTCTGGAATTTTCCGGCGGCTTCCAGGTACGCCTGAACCTTGCGAGGCTTCTGGTCTCCCGGCCTGATCTCCTCCTCCTCGATGAACCCACCAACTATCTGGATATCATTGCCATCAGGTGGCTGGAGAGGTTTTTCAAGGCATGGAGCGGCGAAATGCTGCTTATTACGCATGACAGGGGGTTCATGGACAAGGTGACCACCCACACCATGGGGATCCATCGCAGGAAATTCCGGAAGATCCCCGGCGATACCGTGAAATACTATTGCCAGATTGCAACGGAGGAGGAGATTTTTGAAAAATCCCGAGTGAACCTGGAGAAAAAAAGGCGGCATACAGAGGAGTTTATCAGAAAGTTCAGGGCAAAAGCCAGACTCGGAGGCCTTGTCCAGTCCCGCATAAAGACACTGGAGAAGCTTGGCGTTTCGCAGAAGCTCGATCAGATCCGATCACTACATTTTTCCTTCAGGTCGATGCCCTTCAGGTCCAGGGTGATGCTGGATGTCTCCGGCCTTTCCTTCTGCTACCCCGGGCAGCAGATAGAACTGATGGAGGATCTGAATGTGGTTGTGGGCCAGGGAGACCGCATCGGGGTGATCGGTGCCAACGGGAAGGGCAAATCCACACTGTTGCGCCTCCTGGCCGGGGAACTCTCCCCGGGGCGAGGGGAGGTTAAATCCCACCCCAGGCTCAAGGTGGGTTACTATGGCCAGACCAATGTGGAACGCCTTCTGCCGGAGCGCTCCGTGGTTGAGGAGATCAGGTCCTCCGACCCTGATGGGTCCCTCCAGAAGGCCATGTCCATCTGCGGGAGGATGATGTTCGTCTCCGACGACGCCTCGAAAAGAATCTCTGTCCTGTCAGGCGGCGAGAAATGCAGGGTCCTTCTGGGAAAGCTTCTGCTGGATCCTGTTCACCTCCTTCTTCTCGATGAGCCTACCAACCATCTTGACATGGAGTCCGGCGAGGCCCTTTTCGACGCGCTGGGGCGGTTTGACGGGGCGCTTGTCATGGTTACCCACAATGAGCGGTTTCTGGATGCGTTTGCCAACCGTTTGATCGTGTTTGACAATGGCGCGGTATCTGTTTTTGAAGGGACATATAAACAGTTTATCCGGGAGATGGGCTGGCGGGCAGAGGAACCCGTCGAGGGTCACAAGGGCCAGAGAAAAAAGGACAGGGTATCCAGGTCGACTCGAAGCAAGGCAGCTCGCAAAGAAAGAGCCGATGCCATCCGCGAACGTTCCCGGACTCTCCGGCCCCTTGAGGCCAAGGCCGATGAGCTGGAGAAAACTATTGCGGTCCTGGAGCGGAGCTTACGGGAAAATGAGGAAGCCCTGGTAAATGCATCCACCGCCGGAACCGTGGAAAGGATCCCGGAACTTTCAAGACAAAACCATGGGCTTTCAGCCGACATCGAAAGACATTATGAACTTTTATGCCTGGCAACCGAAGATCTGGAGACCACCCGCAGGAAGTGGGAGAATGAAAAGTAA
- the pdtaS_3 gene encoding putative sensor histidine kinase pdtaS yields the protein MTGSLLVGILIGAACAFAVGLFRPILFPGRPGKGKAPAVAGDVSDLASAKKKLAELQELDEKMLDGSPVAFVLHDAEMRVVRVSRAFSSVTGFDPDEVLGKKPEDFMPEGPGKSGVIRNLTRVIEQGTIIGPQDITAPLPGRYTKETILPLFDDQGNVSHALSVLEDITDLKRLEMVLKSSEEKYRILFNKANDGLVFHEVQKDGRPGRVLEVNDRLCAMIGYTREELLEMTPLDFVKPESITDLVEVGEKFRTVGSAVFERILVSKDGEKVPVEVSSHFFEFSGSGVVLGIIRDITGRKLAEDRIRDSLAEKEILLKEIHHRVKNNLQVVSGLLNLQSHYVRDEDVKAIFKESQNRVKTMALIHEELYQARDLASVVFSDYIRTLVKNLFTSYIIDPDALSLELDLEDVNMVVDTAIPCGLILNELVSNSLKHAFPGGRHGTIKVRFVSNGEKRYTLSVADDGVGFPKDLDVFRIKSLGLKLVSLLVEQLGGTIELERKGGARFTVSFEEYREAGIDMT from the coding sequence GTGACAGGATCTTTGTTGGTCGGCATTTTAATCGGGGCCGCTTGCGCCTTCGCTGTCGGCCTGTTCAGGCCGATCCTTTTTCCTGGCCGCCCGGGAAAGGGGAAAGCCCCTGCCGTTGCCGGGGATGTGTCCGATCTGGCGTCGGCAAAAAAGAAACTGGCGGAGTTGCAGGAACTTGATGAGAAGATGCTGGATGGATCCCCCGTGGCCTTCGTCCTGCATGACGCTGAGATGAGGGTTGTCAGGGTCAGCCGCGCATTCAGCTCTGTCACCGGCTTTGACCCGGACGAGGTTCTTGGTAAAAAACCTGAGGATTTCATGCCGGAGGGCCCAGGTAAATCAGGAGTCATTCGGAACCTCACCAGGGTGATTGAGCAGGGGACGATCATCGGCCCTCAGGACATCACCGCCCCACTTCCCGGGCGATATACGAAGGAGACCATCCTGCCCCTTTTTGACGACCAGGGCAACGTGTCCCATGCGCTGAGCGTTCTGGAGGACATCACAGATCTTAAGCGGCTGGAGATGGTGCTCAAGAGCAGCGAGGAGAAATACCGCATACTTTTCAATAAGGCCAACGATGGCCTTGTGTTCCACGAAGTCCAGAAGGATGGACGGCCCGGAAGAGTCCTCGAGGTGAACGACAGGCTTTGCGCCATGATCGGCTACACCAGGGAGGAACTCCTGGAAATGACCCCCCTGGATTTCGTCAAGCCGGAGTCCATAACCGACCTGGTTGAGGTTGGGGAAAAGTTCCGGACCGTGGGCAGCGCTGTCTTCGAAAGAATTCTGGTATCGAAGGACGGTGAGAAAGTGCCGGTGGAGGTAAGTTCCCACTTCTTCGAATTTTCAGGTTCCGGGGTTGTGTTGGGCATCATTCGGGACATCACGGGCCGCAAGCTGGCCGAGGACAGGATCAGGGACTCCCTGGCCGAGAAAGAGATCCTCCTGAAGGAGATACATCACAGGGTGAAGAACAACCTGCAGGTTGTTTCCGGCCTCCTTAACCTCCAGTCCCATTATGTCCGGGATGAGGATGTTAAAGCCATCTTCAAGGAGAGCCAGAACAGGGTGAAGACGATGGCGCTGATCCACGAGGAACTGTACCAGGCCAGGGATCTGGCAAGTGTGGTTTTTTCCGACTACATCAGGACCCTTGTCAAAAATCTTTTCACATCCTACATTATCGATCCTGATGCCCTGTCCCTTGAGCTGGATCTCGAGGATGTCAATATGGTCGTGGATACGGCCATTCCATGCGGCCTGATCCTCAATGAGCTGGTGAGTAATTCGCTTAAACATGCTTTTCCTGGAGGCCGGCACGGAACTATAAAGGTTCGGTTCGTATCCAACGGCGAAAAGAGATATACTTTATCCGTGGCCGACGACGGTGTGGGCTTTCCGAAGGATCTGGATGTTTTCAGGATCAAATCTCTCGGCTTGAAGCTGGTCAGTCTCCTGGTCGAACAGCTTGGCGGTACAATAGAACTGGAAAGGAAGGGAGGGGCACGGTTCACCGTTTCCTTTGAGGAGTACCGCGAGGCCGGAATCGACATGACCTGA